One Salvia splendens isolate huo1 chromosome 12, SspV2, whole genome shotgun sequence genomic window carries:
- the LOC121757790 gene encoding uncharacterized protein LOC121757790, translating to MGGLAGDSRILRDAVSRPVGLEVPKGCYYLCDNGYPNAEGFLTPYKAVRYHLKKWGVGRQAPQNPAELFNLRHSKARNVIERSFAVLKMRLGILRSASFYPIDVQTGLIIACFLLHNYIRCQMVVDP from the exons ATGGGAGGGCTCGCGGGTGACTCAAGGATTTTAAGAGATGCTGTCAGCAGGCCTGTAGGTCTCGAAGTTCCTAAAG GATGCTACTACCTCTGTGACAATGGATATCCCAACGCTGAAGGATTCTTGACGCCTTACAAAGCAGTCCGTTACCATCTTAAGAAATGGGGCGTCGGAAGGCAAGCACCCCAGAATCCGGCAGAGCTGTTTAACCTTAGGCATTCTAAGGCGAGGAACGTCATCGAAAGATCATTCGCCGTGCTGAAAATGAGATTGGGTATCCTCAGATCAGCAAGCTTTTATCCGATAGATGTTCAAACCGGGCTAATAATCGCATGCTTTCTGCTTCACAATTACATACGATGTCAGATGGTGGTTGATCCCTGA
- the LOC121757791 gene encoding B3 domain-containing protein REM1-like — translation MDYFKLPSFMKKISIEHCLTELRIPPKFVALHGAQLPFDCRLVMPSGQRWQVRLLNIASGCHFHTGWSEFRLANNIIHDDVLTFTMVDAGIFYVNQYNPRMGCPRLSDLQEDLYGDPDYSDASDVDTSDDYVPSDTDGGDSSEENEYAPDPEVLDDGCPTFTVSLDRSNISRSLEIPMAFWRRHIQMNALQDPVYFNVNGNSWFIVLGHSDTNFWVKRGWRRFKEANNIVVGTRCHFKLIDRNEVQFYVWFDRE, via the exons ATGGATTACTTCAAACTCCCTTCGTTCATGAAGAAGATCTCGATAGAGCACTGTTTGACTGAGTTG CGCATTCCACCCAAATTTGTGGCTCTTCATGGAGCGCAACTCCCTTTCGACTGCCGTCTAGTCATGCCTAGTGGACAGAGGTGGCAGGTGAGACTGTTAAACATTGCGAGTGGTTGCCATTTTCATACTGGCTGGTCGGAGTTTCGACTCGCTAACAACATTATTCACGATGATGTGCTTACATTCACTATGGTCGACGCGGGCATATTCTATGTGAATCAGTATAACCCCAGGATGGGATGTCCTCGACTGAGTGATTTACAAG AAGATTTATACGGCGACCCCGACTACAGTGATGCCTCGGACGTCGATACGTCGGACGACTATGTGCCATCAGACACGGATGGGGGTGACTCATCGGAAGAGAACGAGTATGCGCCGGACCCCGAGGTTTTGGATGATGGTTGCCCAACTTTCACTGTAAGCTTGGACAGGTCAAACATCTCTCGGTCTTTGGAGATTCCGATGGCCTTTTGGCGCCGCCACATTCAGATGAATGCACTGCAAGACCCGGTTTACTTCAACGTGAACGGAAACTCTTGGTTCATCGTTCTCGGCCACAGTGACACCAACTTTTGGGTGAAACGCGGCTGGAGACGTTTCAAAGAGGCTAACAACATCGTGGTTGGTACTCGCTGCCACTTCAAACTCATTGATCGGAATGAGGTCCAGTTTTATGTGTGGTTTGATCGGGAATAA
- the LOC121757788 gene encoding uncharacterized protein LOC121757788 has product MSVSFMIWNARGLGNSDTLSTLKHLIKTYNLDFVAISEPLVSPQPELLKKKLGMEFRGVDTNGQIWLLSQSDMGIEILDSSDQLLHCRINSQRWASPMYISADISGEMDGSPWLIGGDFNTLISETERQGGSHNRYRAMLDFVEAIEDCQLLDPGFDGPKFTWARGPSEKGWIESSSGKVGTAYSAAPESLTSPEFLPTTAPFLSNALHLLQHLDLLSGYHGMRNLQLKLTRTKGALKRWNKEVFGNLFANLRKAEEEAVKAQELFDTTPSPANRLKMNRATAEYILQVRMEEDFWKQKSAIKWITEEERNTKFFHG; this is encoded by the exons ATGTCAGTTTCCTTCATGATATGGAATGCTAGAGGGCTCGGAAACTCCGACACTCTGAGCACCCTAAAACATCTGATTAAGACATATAATCTTGATTTTGTAGCCATAAGCGAACCCCTGGTCTCTCCACAGCCTGAACTTCTCAAAAAGAAATTAGGCATGGAATTCAGGGGTGTTGATACTAATGGACAGATTTGGCTGCTGTCCCAGAGTGATATGGGGATTGAGATCCTGGACAGTTCTGATCAACTTCTACACTGCCGGATCAATTCTCAAAGGTGGGCATCGCCTATGTACATATCAGCT GATATCTCAGGAGAGATGGATGGTTCCCCTTGGCTGATCGGAGGGGATTTCAACACATTAATCTCAGAAACCGAGCGACAAGGAGGTTCTCACAACAGATACCGAGCGATGCTCGACTTCGTGGAAGCCATTGAGGACTGCCAATTGCTTGATCCTGGCTTTGACGGCCCGAAATTCACTTGGGCCAGGGGACCCTCAGAGAAAGGCTGGATAGAATCCTCATCGGGGAAGGTTGGAACAGCGTATTCAGCAGCACCAGAGTCACTCACCTCCCCCGAGTTTCTTCCGACCACGGCCCCCTTCTTGTCCAATGCTTTACATCTACTGCAACATCTCGACCTCCTttcag GCTACCATGGGATGAGGAACCTACAACTCAAACTCACAAGAACTAAGGGCGCACTTAAACGGTGGAACAAGGAGGTCTTTGGTAACCTCTTTGCGAATCTTCGAAAAGCCGAAGAGGAAGCTGTCAAAGCACAGGAGTTGTTTGATACAACGCCCTCCCCAGCCAACCGATTAAAAATGAACAGAGCAACGGCGGAATATATCCTCCAAGTGCGGATGGAGGAAGATTTCTGGAAGCAAAAATCAGCAATCAAATGGATCACAGAAGAGGAACGGAACACGAAGTTTTTCCATGGTTAG